In a single window of the Nicotiana tomentosiformis chromosome 10, ASM39032v3, whole genome shotgun sequence genome:
- the LOC104115438 gene encoding basic leucine zipper 23-like, which yields MHNRELHFSNQEMGSSSNFGEIPECSSTKRLFNEILSDMHACIHTHTCNPPGPDNSHTHTCYHVHTKVVPPLSDDTAESAENKIGKKRPLSNKEAVRKYREKNKARVASLEDEVVRLRAINQQLLKRLQGQSVLEAEISKLKCLLVDIRGRIEGDIGFFPYQKPMKSGNIYQNLVNPNYPGAYVMNPCNLQCDDQVYCLQPGSGELNGQGLNSCGFQTRQCFLGNQEPKEVTGCAWGYGTPTAEASSGNKRKGGKHEAMASWS from the exons ATGCACAACAGGGAGCTACATTTCTCTAACCAAGAAATGGGGTCAAGTTCTAATTTTGGTGAAATTCCAGAATGTAGTTCCACTAAAAGGCTTTTCAATGAAATTCTCTCGGACATGCACGCTTGTATTCATACCCACACTTGCAATCCACCTGGTCCTGATaactcacacacacacacttgtTACCATGTTCACACCAAGGTTGTTCCTCCCCTAAGTGATGATACTGCAGAGTCTGCAGAGAATAAGATAGGAAAGAAACGCCCTTTGAGTAATAAGGAAGCAGTTCGCAAGTACCGTGAGAAAAATAAGGCTCGGGTTGCATCATTAGAGGATGAGGTAGTGAGGTTGAGGGCTATAAATCAGCAACTGTTGAAGAGGTTACAGGGCCAATCCGTCTTGGAAGCTGAAATTAGCAAGCTCAAGTGCTTGCTTGTGGATATCCGAGGAAGGATTGAAGGTGATATTGGATTTTTTCCGTATCAGAAGCCAATGAAGAGTGGGAACATATATCAGAATCTTGTTAATCCTAACTATCCTGGAGCTTATGTGATGAATCCTTGCAACCTACAATGTGACGATCAGGTTTATTGTCTACAGCCGGGTTCGGGAGAGTTAAATGGACAAGGCCTAAATAGTTGTGGATTTCAGACTCGTCAGTGTTTTTTGGGTAATCAGGAACCTAAGGAAGTTACTGGCTGTGCATGGGGCTATGGTACTCCTACTGCTGAGGCTTCTTCCGGGAATAAGAGAAAAG GAGGGAAACATGAAGCAATGGCGAGCTGGTCATGA